One Purpureocillium takamizusanense chromosome 1, complete sequence genomic window carries:
- a CDS encoding uncharacterized protein (COG:U~COG:Y~EggNog:ENOG503NZK8) translates to MAFGFSSNAGNPLGGGGGAGGANMGPDLETIQTEALGFLSVASDAKVRLTSPWSSSLPAPTSSLLSIASRKGLVAAAGPDQLVIASTESVRKAFESPKDGDSDVRSFEPQLRVPMSMRIAQVAFTADEKYLVLSAESGGGLAVYEVQSLLQGSTSTTFELSTNGESLRSLIPNPTTEKAELCAIVTTNGNLHMADLNERLLSSTLKTQVSCVSWSTKGKQLCAGLADGTIHQMTPSGEAKAEIPKPPGLDNCHVSSLTWLENNLFLSIHTTTNADPPSSVYHIITRQPPASFTFQKLADPVAPFALDKTPHHSILRLKDFEPDLQDLLIVSSTASTEIGLLSRSKAPLATDKPADSITSVFTTTELLDDTKRPTLPMTDSMDDSTPVGFAIDLSSKDKVYKPIPADEELEESRGPLPGLWVLTHEGILCSWWVVYTDSIKKGTTYSGFAALEGAPAASTPKQPVPAASSGPFGSTGGSAFGSSAAPAMPAFGASTQLGSSSSPWGASAAKTSSNTGGATFGSSSFGGAPSGSPAFGKPSAVGFGQASQVGMRTSPWGNSAGGFSGFAKGGNNQSPFGSAATAAPSGGGFSGFAKQSGFASVGEGSGGSSIFGGDKKPAINPFATSASNADTSFPAKDNKPSGGLFGSTPFKLESSFKADPSQSDSNEKPSAPSGSSLFGNAFGSALNDANSQPRSTTPPAKDEDMDAEQTEQTPQAAPPKSLFSPQSNEESTTPKSTPAPGRFGFPSSPAQAPGTSLFGQPTKLGSQSTGFSGFFSQSASKPPVEPETPKIKVEEQDDPLPPDTTSKASYPLGESSSSSAASNAANKSFESTTPPKADDAPLPPDFTAAATPKPGKLSTDAPLPPDFTKVGETVSKPKEVDDAPLPPDFAMPSKPAPADDAPLPPDFVLPSAPSKEASAIPSVPEDEGDESDLGEDNASEGSGVDVAKDLSPSTSGLSPTPGFTPQSSFGGLGRQAPATAKADQERPKPLFGEISRNAPLFPRPSAASPRSPSPVRGAVPQRVMRSDSARSVSAPGMASQILGPKKPAESQLGASIISRERLANAEDQFLIQRRKLKEKQEAEETQPLVDEEDDELQRILASEVEGTLELDEFVAHSNDAPPAEDSVPSQVEAVYRDINSMIDTLGLNARAVKAFTKGHTESRREGGRSKEDLEDPDDWVLCEVSELGEVLDMELHNELEDGRVQDLDRDDKLDACQDLARDMQRLRAKQEDLKRVIMTRLDPDQVELAKTLPLSAEQASQQNDLRREFANFTKLLTQAEEALTILKTRIASASSSAGRAGANVPTVEAVIRTINRMTALAEKRSGDIDVLETQLRKMRLGSTSREGSPMVTPLSKRSIMLSPDSTPSRNLRQSFSGSVMSLGGAARATPPRRKVSGFSQEEKGGLMAKKARRQAVLDKFKESVDKKGVSVWNMEDIE, encoded by the exons ATGGCCTTCGGCTTCTCCTCGAACGCGGGGAATCCCCtgggtggaggtggaggtgccGGAGGCGCAAACATGGGCCCCGATCTGGAAACCATACAGACTGAA GCCCTGGGGTTTCTGTCGgtcgccagcgacgccaaGGTTCGTCTGACGAGCCCTTGGTCGTCCTCGCTTCCCGCCCCAACCTCGTCCCTCCTCAGCATCGCGTCGCGAaagggcctcgtcgcggccgctggCCCCGATCAGCTAGTCATAGCCTCAACCGAGTCCGTTCGAAAAGCATTCGAGTCTCCGAAAGATGGCGATTCCGATGTGCGAAGCTTCGAGCCGCAGCTTCGAGTTCCCATGTCAATGCGGATCGCGCAAGTCGCCTTCACCGCGGACGAGAAATACTTGGTCCTCTCCGCTGAATCAGGTGGCGGACTTGCAGTCTATGAAGTACAAAGCCTTCTACAAGGCTCGACGAGCACTACATTCGAGCTCTCAACGAATGGCGAATCGCTGCGATCGCTGATTCCGAACCCGACGACGGAAAAGGCTGAGCTGTGTGCCATTGTGACGACCAACGGCAACTTGCACATGGCCGACCTCAATGAAAGGTTATTGAGCAGCACCCTCAAGACCCAGGTCAGCTGTGTGAGCTGGAGCACGAAAGGAAAGCAGCTCTGCGCCGGGTTGGCGGACGGCACCATCCACCAAATGACGCCGTcaggcgaggccaaggccgagatcCCGAAACCGCCTGGCCTGGACAACTGCCACG TATCGTCATTGACGTGGCTGGAAAACAACCTGTTCCTCTCCATTCACACGACCACCAACGCAGATCCACCATCCTCGGTGTACCATATTATCACGAGGCAGCCACCGGCATCTTTCACGTTCCAGAAGCTTGCTGACCCCGTTGCCCCCTTCGCTCTCGACAAGACACCCCACCATTCCATCCTTCGATTGAAGGATTTCGAACCTGATCTCCAGGACCTCCTTATCGTGTCGTCTACGGCTTCTACGGAGATTGGCTTGCTAAGCCGATCCAAGGCGCCTCTAGCAACGGACAAGCCAGCAGATTCGATTACTAGCGTATTCACCACCACAGAGCTCCTGGACGATACCAAGCGACCGACACTACCCATGACTGACTCCATGGACGACTCTACGCCTGTCGGATTCGCCATTGATCTGTCAAGCAAGGACAAGGTTTACAAACCTATCCCGGCAGATGAAGAGCTCGAAGAGTCTCGGGGTCCTCTTCCAGGACTATGGGTCTTGACTCACGAAGGTATTCTTTGCTCTTGGTGGGTGGTGTACACGGATTCCATTAAGAAGGGAACGACCTACTCTGGCTTTGCAGCCCTCGAAGGTGCCCCAGCTGCCTCTACGCCGAAGCAGCCGGTACCTGCAGCCTCGAGCGGCCCATTTGGTAGCACTGGTGGTTCTGCATTTGGCTCGTCTGCAGCACCCGCCATGCCGGCGTTCGGCGCATCGACTCAGCTTGGATCGAGTTCATCGCCGTGGGGCGCTTCGGCCGCCAAGACATCGTCCAATACCGGCGGCGCTACCTTTGGTTCTAGTTCCTTCGGAGGTGCGCCGTCGGGCTCCCCGGCATTCGGAAAGCCGAGCGCCGTAGGGTTTGGGCAGGCATCGCAGGTTGGCATGAGGACATCGCCATGGGGCAATTCAGCTGGCGGATTCTCTGGCTTCGCTAAAGGCGGGAACAACCAGAGCCCCTTCGGAAGCGCAGCCACAGCCGCGCCCTCAGGGGGCGGCTTCTCTGGTTTTGCTAAGCAGTCGGGCTTCGCATCGgtgggcgagggcagcggcggctcaaGCATCTTTGGCGGCGATAAGAAGCCCGCCATAAATCCTTTTGCGACCAGCGCATCCAACGCGGACACTTCGTTCCCTGCCAAGGACAACAAGCCGTCCGGTGGCCTCTTCGGCTCAACGCCGTTCAAGCTCGAGTCGTCCTTCAAAGCGGACCCATCGCAAAGCGATAGCAATGAGAAaccgtccgcgccgtcagGATCTTCTCTGTTTGGCAACGCATTCGGTTCAGCGCTCAATGATGCGAACAGCCAGCCTCGATCAACGACACCCCCGGCCAAGGATGAAGACATGGATGCGGAACAGACGGAGCAGACGCCGCAAGCCGCGCCACCGAAGTCCCTCTTCTCCCCGCAGTCAAACGAAGAGTCGACTACGCCGAAATCGActccggcgccgggcagATTTGGATTtccctcatcgccggctcAGGCTCCGGGGACGTCCCTCTTTGGCCAGCCCACCAAGCTCGGAAGCCAAAGTACTGGATTCTCTGGATTCTTCTCGCAAAGTGCATCAAAGCCCCCTGTCGAGCCAGAAACCCCCAAAATTAAAGTTGAGGAGCAGGATGATCCTCTGCCACCGGATACCACTAGCAAGGCGTCGTACCCTCTTGGAGAGTCCTCATCCTCTTCAGCGGCCTCGAATGCTGCCAACAAGTCGTTCgaatcgacgacgccaccgaaGGCGGATgatgcgccgctgcctccagattttaccgccgccgccacgcccaaACCTGGCAAGCTTTCGACAGACGCGCCATTACCGCCCGACTTCACCAAAGTCGGCGAGACGGTTTCGAAACCAAAGGAAGTGGATGACGCACCGCTGCCCCCCGACTTTGCCATGCCCTCTAAACCTGCCCCTGCGGATGATGCGCCTCTGCCCCCCGACTTTGTTTTGCCCAGCGCCCCGTCGAAGGAGGCGTCTGCTATCCCATCAGTTCCTGAGGATGAGGGTGACGAGAGTGACTTGGGCGAAGACAATGCCTCAGAGGGCAGTGGTGTGGATGTCGCGAAGGATCTCAGCCCTTCGACGAGCGGCCTTTCGCCAACTCCCGGGTTCACCCCACAGAGCTCCTTCGGAGGCTTGGGACGCCAGGCGCCTGCTACCGCCAAGGCGGACCAGGAGCGGCCAAAGCCGTTGTTTGGCGAGATCAGCCGCAACGCGCCGCTGTTCCCGCGGCCGAGTGCCGCAAGCCCCCGTTCGCCAAGTCCCGTTCGCGGCGCTGTGCCACAGAGGGTGATGAGATCTGACTCTGCTCGATCAGTCAGTGCCCCTGGAATGGCATCCCAGATACTGGGGCCCAAGAAGCCAGCGGAGTCACAGCTCGGGGCTTCGATCATCAGCCGGGAGAGACTAGCAAATGCCGAGGACCAATTCCTCATTCAGCGCCGGAAGCTGAAGGAGAAGCAAGAAGCGGAGGAGACGCAGCCtctggtcgacgaggaagacgacgagctgcaaAGGATCCTTGCTTCGGAAGTCGAGGGTACGCTAGAGCTGGACGAGTTCGTCGCGCACTCGAACGACGCGCCACCAGCCGAGGACAGCGTCCCATCTCAGGTCGAGGCGGTATATCGCGACATCAACTCCATGATCGATACGCTGGGACTTAatgcccgcgccgtcaaAGCCTTCACCAAAGGCCATACCGAAAGTCGGAGAGAAGGCGGTCGATCCAAAGAGGACCTTGAAGACCCTGACGACTGGGTGCTGTGCGAGGTCTCGGAGCTAGGCGAAGTCTTGGACATGGAGCTCCACAACGAGCTCGAAGACGGGCGAGTGCAAGATCTAGATCGAGACGACAAGCTAGATGCCTGTCAAGATCTAGCTCGCGACATGCAGAGGCTCCGGGCCAAGCAAGAGGACCTCAAGAGGGTCATCATGACACGATTGGATCCGGACCAGGTCGAGCTTGCCAAGACGCTTCCCCTGAGCGCGGAGCAAGCGTCGCAGCAGAACGACCTGAGGCGCGAGTTTGCCAACTTCACGAAGCTCCTCACtcaggccgaggaggcgttgACGATATTGAAAACGCGAATTGCATCAGCCTCAAGCTCAGCAGGTCGCGCAGGTGCCAACGTACCGACGGTGGAAGCTGTAATCAGAACCATCAATCGGATGACAGCATTGGCGGAGAAACGGAGCGGCGACATCGATGTTTTGGAGACGCAGCTGCGTAAGATGCGCCTcgggtcgacgagccgcGAAGGATCACCAATGGTGACGCCACTATCCAAGAGGAGCATCATGCTGTCTCCAGACTCAACACCGTCCCGCAACCTGCGGCAGAGCTTTTCAGGAAGCGTCATGTCACTGGGAGGGGCGGCTCGGGCAACGCCACCACGACGGAAGGTGAGCGGGTTCAGCcaggaggagaagggcgGGTTGATGGCGAAAAAGGCGAGGCGTCAGGCGGTACTCGACAAGTTCAAGGAGAGCGTGGACAAGAAGGGCGTCAGTGTTTGGAACATGGAGGACATTGAATGA
- the PUP1 gene encoding Proteasome endopeptidase complex (BUSCO:EOG092641M3~MEROPS:MER0000542~COG:O~EggNog:ENOG503NWM3), which yields MPGFDFSNYNRNAALHARGVPLPKATSTGTTIVGCIFDGGVVIAADTRATSGPIVADKNCEKLHYISPQIWCAGAGTAADTEFTTALISSQLELHSLSTGRQPRVVTCMTLLKQHLFRYQGYIGAYLVVAGCDPTGTHLFTVHAHGSTDKLPYVTMGSGSLAAMSVFETQWKANLTQDEAVKLASDAILAGIFNDLGSGSNVDVAIITKDKTTLKRNFIKPNEKSAKLQSYAFPKGTTAVLNEKIIQKNDIGRYVSVQEVPLEGDTMEVDS from the exons atgccgggCTTCGACTTCTCCAACTATAACCGCAACGCGGCCCTGCACGCGAGGGGCGTGCCTCTACCCAAGGCCACAAGCACGGGCACGACGATTGTTGGCTGCATATTCGATGGCGGCGTAGTG ATCGCGGCCGATACCCGCGCCACGTCAGgccccatcgtcgccgacaagaaCTGCGAGAAGCTGCACTACATCTCCCCCCAAATCTGGTGCGcaggcgccggcaccgcggCCGACACGGAGTTCACCACGGCGCTCATCTCgtcgcagctcgagctgcacTCCCTGTCGACAGGCCGCCAGCCCCGCGTCGTCACCTGCATGACGCTCCTCAAGCAGCACCTCTTCCGCTACCAGGGCTATATCGGGGCctacctcgtcgtcgccggctgcGACCCGACCGGCACCCACCTCTTCACCGTGCACGCTCACGGCTCGACTGACAAGCTTCCGTACGTCACgatgggcagcggcagtctTGCCGCCATGAGCGTCTTCGAGACGCAGTGGAAGGCCAACCTGAcgcaggacgaggccgtcaagcTTGCCAGCGACGCCATTCTGGCCGGTATCTTCAACGATCTGGGCTCTGGCTCCAACGTCGACGTGGCCATCATCACAAAGGACAAGACGACGCTGAAGCGGAACTTCATCAAGCCCAACGAGAAGAGCGCCAAGCTGCAGAGCTACGCCTTCCCCAAGGGTACAACTGCTGTGCTCAACGAGAAGATCATCCAGAAGAACGACATTGGGCGGTATGTCAGCGTCCAAGAGGTGCCACTCGAGGGCGATACGATGGAGGTGGACAGCTAG
- a CDS encoding uncharacterized protein (COG:S~EggNog:ENOG503NX8J): MANRPSLLDLRANSNHSGTSTSSKPLRSPRLHVAGEAPPELSPLDAFALQSRLLARQLQESNKGGNRISRLPPLTVESPLIQQGRSDYFRSMSYDASDPDESPELDNSGLGLKTAVEEAFTPEERPRSMHPRMSQIPPTPDESVPVPLLPDHARDLSRGRNLNTVDESQNLFGARRDRSPSPLQSDTQSHLEKSPARKRESLALPTSQHNVFAADSLDKSRQDSFDELGLAPPRNVFPKRSSSIMSSPPTGDDDASSNMAGSFHSLPARKLSSGSAAFANANPSPAIGSFRRSPSVASDSSALPRPSFNFSRPLSRAGTPGLDMPTRQASSDSQPSFVLADDSAHTPVSMHSEAFMDQQMDDGTGAAPSYIYSKFSLPRGKVIQRSEPSDGQPGAVFQWEPPAIPSSNAHRHPLGAPPSPPTRPSSSSARTVPDDAVSIMSSITRPSMDAGKRSLETSRLGLTAQTSSSSSRPSADAGRPSEDAPRGRTRTSPSHDAVARGRTPASAGTSDSASTIRPSPTVRSLPPSASTMTAEEHLAKGIECHENGSLNESTYHLRHAARQNNPTAMLLYALACRHGWGMRANPKEGVQWLRKAAEHAQVEIADDEDRAKEGKPANFLETKARKAQFALSIYELGVSHMNGWGIEQDKVLALRCFEIAGNWGDVDALAEAGFCYAQGIGCRKDLKKSAKFYRMAEAKGMSMVGNSWIHKSKYNDESAKDKSKKKARSKSRTRTMFGLK; encoded by the exons TTGCAGGAGAGCAACAAGGGTGGCAACAGAATCAGCCGGCTACCGCCCTTGACAGTCGAGAGCCCTTTAATCCAACAGGGCCGCTCCGACTACTTTCGCTCCATGTCGTACGACGCGTCAGACCCAGATGAGTCTCCAGAGCTGGACAACTCAGGGCTCGGCCTGAAGACCGCAGTCGAGGAAGCCTTCACACCTGAGGAGCGGCCCAGGTCGATGCATCCGCGGATGAGCCAAAtcccgcccacgcccgaTGAATCGGTCCCGGTCCCCCTGTTACCGGACCATGCCCGGGACCTCTCGCGAGGGCGGAACCTGAACACGGTTGACGAGAGCCAGAACCTCTTTGGGGCGCGACGGGATCGGTCACCGTCGCCCCTCCAGAGTGACACGCAGTCGCATCTAGAGAAATCGCCCGCGCGCAAGCGCGAGTCGCTGGCACTGCCGACATCACAACACAACGTGTTCGCGGCCGACTCACTTGACAAGTCACGGCAGGACAGTTTTGATGAGCTAGGCCTCGCACCCCCGCGCAATGTGTTCCCGAAACGGTCGTCGAGTATCATGTCATCACCACCGACTGGGGATGACGACGCGTCGAGCAACATGGCTGGGTCATTTCACTCTCTGCCAGCGCGAAAGCTGTCTTCCGGCAGTGCCGCCTTCGCCAATGCCAACCCTTCGCCCGCGATCGGCTCCTTTCGCCGGTCGCCCTCGGTGGCATCCGACTCCTCAGCCCTCCCACGGCCATCCTTCAACTTTTCCCGCCCCCTCAGCCGAGCTGGAACTCCAGGCCTCGACATGCCGACCAGACAGGCATCATCCGACAGCCAACCTTCTTTTGTGCTCGCTGACGACTCCGCCCACACCCCTGTCAGCATGCATAGCGAGGCTTTTATGGACCAACAGATGGATGACGGCACAGGTGCCGCTCCGTCCTATATTTATTCCAAATTTTCTCTTCCTAGAGGAAAGGTGATACAACGCTCTGAGCCTTCGGATGGCCAGCCTGGTGCAGTTTTCCAATGGGAGCCGCCAGCTATACCTTCAAGCAATGCACATAGGCATCCCCTAggggcaccgccgtcgcccccaaCGCGGCCGTCAAGCTCTTCAGCAAGAACTGTGCCTGACGATGCTGTAAGCATCATGAGCAGCATCACGAGGCCCTCAATGGACGCAGGGAAGAGAAGCTTGGAAACTTCAAGACTCGGTCTCACGGCCCAGACATCTtctagcagcagcagaccatctgccgacgccgggcgTCCCTCTGAAGATGCACCCCGTGGACGAACGCGCACTTCACCCTCACACGATGCAGTGGCGCGCGGGCGAACTCCGGCATCAGCCGGTACCAGCGACTCCGCCAGCACGATACGTCCCTCGCCGACGGTTCGCTCGCTTCCCCCTTCAGCATCTACCATGACTGCGGAGGAGCACTtggccaagggcatcgaATGCCACGAGAATGGCTCGTTGAACGAATCAACGTATCATCTTCGGCATGCCGCCAGACAGAACAATCCCACTGCTATGCTTCTTTATGCTCTGGCGTGTCGACACGGCTGGGGCATGCGAGCCAACCCGAAAGAGGGTGTGCAATGGCTGCGAAAGGCTGCGGAGCACGCCCAGGTCGAGATCGCAGATGACGAAGATCGGGCCAAGGAAGGGAAGCCGGCCAACTTCCTCGAGACCAAGGCACGTAAGGCGCAGTTCGCGCTGAGCATTTACGAGCTTGGCGTCAGCCACATGAACGGCTGGGGCATCGAGCAAGACAAGGTGCTTGCGTTGCGATGCTTTGAAATCGCCGGCA ATTggggcgacgtcgacgctctCGCGGAAGCAGGCTTCTGTTATGCACAGGGAATTGGGTGCAGAAAGGACCTCAAGAAGAGCGCCAAGTTTTACCGCATGGCCGAAGCCAAAGGTATGAGCATGGTAGGCAACAGCTG GATACACAAGTCAAAGTACAACGACGAAAGTGCCAAGGACAAaagcaagaagaaggccagaAGCAAGTCGCGCACACGGACAATGTTTGGTCTTAAATGA
- a CDS encoding uncharacterized protein (COG:S~EggNog:ENOG503NX8J) produces the protein MANRPSLLDLRANSNHSGTSTSSKPLRSPRLHVAGEAPPELSPLDAFALQSRLLARQLQESNKGGNRISRLPPLTVESPLIQQGRSDYFRSMSYDASDPDESPELDNSGLGLKTAVEEAFTPEERPRSMHPRMSQIPPTPDESVPVPLLPDHARDLSRGRNLNTVDESQNLFGARRDRSPSPLQSDTQSHLEKSPARKRESLALPTSQHNVFAADSLDKSRQDSFDELGLAPPRNVFPKRSSSIMSSPPTGDDDASSNMAGSFHSLPARKLSSGSAAFANANPSPAIGSFRRSPSVASDSSALPRPSFNFSRPLSRAGTPGLDMPTRQASSDSQPSFVLADDSAHTPVSMHSEAFMDQQMDDGTGAAPSYIYSKFSLPRGKVIQRSEPSDGQPGAVFQWEPPAIPSSNAHRHPLGAPPSPPTRPSSSSARTVPDDAVSIMSSITRPSMDAGKRSLETSRLGLTAQTSSSSSRPSADAGRPSEDAPRGRTRTSPSHDAVARGRTPASAGTSDSASTIRPSPTVRSLPPSASTMTAEEHLAKGIECHENGSLNESTYHLRHAARQNNPTAMLLYALACRHGWGMRANPKEGVQWLRKAAEHAQVEIADDEDRAKEGKPANFLETKARKAQFALSIYELGVSHMNGWGIEQDKVLALRCFEIAGSKLT, from the coding sequence TTGCAGGAGAGCAACAAGGGTGGCAACAGAATCAGCCGGCTACCGCCCTTGACAGTCGAGAGCCCTTTAATCCAACAGGGCCGCTCCGACTACTTTCGCTCCATGTCGTACGACGCGTCAGACCCAGATGAGTCTCCAGAGCTGGACAACTCAGGGCTCGGCCTGAAGACCGCAGTCGAGGAAGCCTTCACACCTGAGGAGCGGCCCAGGTCGATGCATCCGCGGATGAGCCAAAtcccgcccacgcccgaTGAATCGGTCCCGGTCCCCCTGTTACCGGACCATGCCCGGGACCTCTCGCGAGGGCGGAACCTGAACACGGTTGACGAGAGCCAGAACCTCTTTGGGGCGCGACGGGATCGGTCACCGTCGCCCCTCCAGAGTGACACGCAGTCGCATCTAGAGAAATCGCCCGCGCGCAAGCGCGAGTCGCTGGCACTGCCGACATCACAACACAACGTGTTCGCGGCCGACTCACTTGACAAGTCACGGCAGGACAGTTTTGATGAGCTAGGCCTCGCACCCCCGCGCAATGTGTTCCCGAAACGGTCGTCGAGTATCATGTCATCACCACCGACTGGGGATGACGACGCGTCGAGCAACATGGCTGGGTCATTTCACTCTCTGCCAGCGCGAAAGCTGTCTTCCGGCAGTGCCGCCTTCGCCAATGCCAACCCTTCGCCCGCGATCGGCTCCTTTCGCCGGTCGCCCTCGGTGGCATCCGACTCCTCAGCCCTCCCACGGCCATCCTTCAACTTTTCCCGCCCCCTCAGCCGAGCTGGAACTCCAGGCCTCGACATGCCGACCAGACAGGCATCATCCGACAGCCAACCTTCTTTTGTGCTCGCTGACGACTCCGCCCACACCCCTGTCAGCATGCATAGCGAGGCTTTTATGGACCAACAGATGGATGACGGCACAGGTGCCGCTCCGTCCTATATTTATTCCAAATTTTCTCTTCCTAGAGGAAAGGTGATACAACGCTCTGAGCCTTCGGATGGCCAGCCTGGTGCAGTTTTCCAATGGGAGCCGCCAGCTATACCTTCAAGCAATGCACATAGGCATCCCCTAggggcaccgccgtcgcccccaaCGCGGCCGTCAAGCTCTTCAGCAAGAACTGTGCCTGACGATGCTGTAAGCATCATGAGCAGCATCACGAGGCCCTCAATGGACGCAGGGAAGAGAAGCTTGGAAACTTCAAGACTCGGTCTCACGGCCCAGACATCTtctagcagcagcagaccatctgccgacgccgggcgTCCCTCTGAAGATGCACCCCGTGGACGAACGCGCACTTCACCCTCACACGATGCAGTGGCGCGCGGGCGAACTCCGGCATCAGCCGGTACCAGCGACTCCGCCAGCACGATACGTCCCTCGCCGACGGTTCGCTCGCTTCCCCCTTCAGCATCTACCATGACTGCGGAGGAGCACTtggccaagggcatcgaATGCCACGAGAATGGCTCGTTGAACGAATCAACGTATCATCTTCGGCATGCCGCCAGACAGAACAATCCCACTGCTATGCTTCTTTATGCTCTGGCGTGTCGACACGGCTGGGGCATGCGAGCCAACCCGAAAGAGGGTGTGCAATGGCTGCGAAAGGCTGCGGAGCACGCCCAGGTCGAGATCGCAGATGACGAAGATCGGGCCAAGGAAGGGAAGCCGGCCAACTTCCTCGAGACCAAGGCACGTAAGGCGCAGTTCGCGCTGAGCATTTACGAGCTTGGCGTCAGCCACATGAACGGCTGGGGCATCGAGCAAGACAAGGTGCTTGCGTTGCGATGCTTTGAAATCGCCGGCAGTAAGTTGACATGA